A DNA window from Arachis hypogaea cultivar Tifrunner chromosome 18, arahy.Tifrunner.gnm2.J5K5, whole genome shotgun sequence contains the following coding sequences:
- the LOC112771668 gene encoding ATP synthase subunit b', chloroplastic encodes MANMIMASSRSLIRTSTTSPSPAPSQKLPISNHITLPRVQLPLLKNLSLQIPIPNTNQTLKSLSVLAATSLALAPPSLAAEIEKAALFDFNLTLPIIMVEFLLLMVALDKVYFTPLGKFMDERDAAIREKLSGVKDTSEEVKQLEEQAVAVMKAARAEISAALNQMKKETQAEVEQKIAEGRKKVEVELQEALASLEQQKEETIKSLDSQITALSQEIVKKVLPTV; translated from the coding sequence ATGGCAAACATGATTATGGCTTCCTCAAGATCCTTGATCAGAACCTCCACCACTTCCCCTTCCCCGGCACCATCACAAAAGCTCCCCATTAGCAATCACATTACTCTCCCAAGAGTCCAATTACCCCTCCTCAAGAACCTCTCCCTCCAAATCCCAATCCCAAACACTAatcaaaccctaaaatccctcTCCGTACTGGCAGCCACATCTCTAGCGCTCGCGCCTCCGTCGCTCGCGGCGGAGATCGAGAAGGCGGCGCTCTTTGACTTCAACCTGACCCTTCCAATCATCATGGTTGAGTTCTTGCTCCTCATGGTGGCGCTAGACAAGGTGTACTTCACTCCTCTGGGGAAATTCATGGACGAGAGGGATGCCGCCATTAGGGAGAAGCTGAGCGGCGTGAAGGACACGTCAGAGGAGGTGAAACAACTGGAGGAGCAGGCCGTGGCCGTGATGAAGGCAGCGAGGGCTGAGATATCGGCGGCGTTGAATCAGATGAAGAAGGAGACGCAAGCCGAGGTGGAGCAGAAGATTGCAGAAGGGAGGAAGAAGGTGGAGGTTGAGCTTCAAGAGGCTCTGGCCAGTTTGGAGCAGCAGAAGGAAGAAACCATCAAATCTCTTGATTCTCAGATAACTGCTCTTAgccaagaaattgtaaagaaggTTCTTCCCACTGTTTGA
- the LOC112770563 gene encoding uncharacterized protein, giving the protein MGDDSRLIMEEDKDFHSLDNSSPSLIPSLTMHFSSLMIDVEDRSSIVATKTFSYNKLPSEPFTLSILKLDGSCFHVEVAKTATVAELNRAVEAVFSHTPQKWPEEIPWAHVWGQFCLCYEGRKLVIETTYLRDYGIKDGDQLRFIRHVPNTCFQRKRLKKRVVNLKIKRRYRSSSKANRYQQKLRCGGDDDIGFDEGYLVGKERLTGFLGGLFSYNRMAVAERARTESRVCPSSIAEGILGSFRKIRRMFSFCRRQHYYRRHT; this is encoded by the exons ATGGGAGATGATAGCAGGTTGATCATGGAGGAAGACAAAGATTTCCACTCTCTTGACAATTCTTCGCCATCACTAATACCGTCTCTGACGATGCACTTCTCTTCGCTGATGATCGACGTTGAAGATCGCAGCAGTATCGTTGCCACAAAAACCTTTTCCTATAACAAGCTTCCTTCTGAACCATTCACCCTCTCCATTCTCAAATTGGACGGATCTTGCTTCC ATGTTGAAGTTGCGAAAACGGCAACTGTTGCAGAACTCAATCGTGCGGTGGAGGCGGTTTTTAGTCACACACCTCAGAAATGGCCAGAGGAAATACCGTG ggCTCATGTTTGGGGGCAATTTTGCTTATGTTATGAAGGACGTAAGCTTGTCATTGAAACAACTTATCTTAGAGATTATGGCATCAAGGATGGTGACCAG CTTCGTTTCATTCGTCATGTACCTAATACTTGTTTTCAAAGAAAGAGGCTAAAGAAAAGAGTTGTCAATCTGAAAATAAAAAGGAG GTATAGGTCATCCTCCAAAGCGAATAGATATCAACAGAAACTACGATGTGGAGGTGATGACGACATTGGTTTCGATGAAGGATATCTTGTTGGCAAGGAGAGATTAACGGGCTTTTTGGGAGGTTTGTTCTCATACAACCGGATGGCAGTTGCGGAAAGAGCAAGAACTGAAAGCAGGGTTTGCCCCTCATCCATTGCTGAAGGTATACTTGGCAGTTTTAGGAAGATTAGAAGGATGTTTAGCTTTTGTAGGAGGCAGCACTACTATCGTAGGCATACATGA
- the LOC112772446 gene encoding G-type lectin S-receptor-like serine/threonine-protein kinase At4g27290 isoform X2: MDILNSMIIVAYLLLVSSVTVSMAVNDSIGVSKSISDDGNGKTIVSKDGVFELGFFSPGSSMKRYLGIWYKKISMYSVVWVANRDKPIDFVSAGILTLDITGNLILTQNDSVVWSTNSQRQAQNPVAQLMDSGNLVVWNHGGPNSQDILWQSFDYPSDTILPGMKVGWDLKRGLEWRITSWKSPNDPAPGDFSWGLVLNEYPDFYMKGRTTLNRFGPWNGIYFSGFRDQNPSSVYEFTYVTSYDAKFPSNKDEIYYTYTLKNTSILSRVHLDQTGGFNFYIWAEEDQQYWELYEMYSSRDQCDDYGVCGSNSKCLIDESPMCQCLEGFSPKSPQEWDMRGWTKGCVRTKPLTCNDISINDIFVKFADLKVPDTTHTWLDENMGLDECRARCLNNCSCMAFSNSDIRGSCSGCVLWFGDLIDMRQFDTKQTREQDLYIRMANAESQSGSKMNIRTIVAITIPTLCGVLLLSVYVVYRIRRNLVEKSMVGDNIEKHVEDLPLFALPTISMATSNFWIENKIGQGGFGPVYKGKLSDGRQIAVKRLSRSSGQGVTEFINEVKLIAKLQHRNLVRLLGCCIQGQEKLLIYEYMANGSLDSFIFDHTKGKLLSWPHRFHIILGIGRGLLYLHQDSRLRIIHRDLKASNVLLDDKLNPKISDFGMAKAFGGDQTEGNTNRVVGT, from the exons ATGGATATTCTTAACTCCATGATTATCGTTGCATACTTATTACTTGTTTCCTCTGTCACAGTTTCCATGGCAGTCAATGATTCAATAGGTGTGTCCAAGTCTATCAGTGATGATGGCAATGGCAAAACCATAGTGTCCAAAGATGGAGTATTTGAGCTTGGCTTCTTCAGCCCCGGCAGTTCAATGAAGCGTTACCTGGGGATTTGGTACAAGAAAATTTCCATGTATAGTGTTGTTTGGGTTGCCAATAGGGACAAACCCATCGATTTTGTCTCAGCTGGAATATTAACATTGGACATCACTGGGAATCTTATCCTTACCCAAAATGATTCTGTTGTTTGGAGCACAAACTCTCAAAGACAAGCACAGAATCCAGTGGCACAGCTCATGGACAGCGGCAATCTTGTGGTATGGAATCATGGGGGTCCAAACTCACAAGATATTTTGTGGCAAAGCTTTGACTATCCGTCAGATACGATACTGCCAGGAATGAAGGTGGGATGGGACCTCAAACGAGGTCTCGAATGGCGAATAACATCTTGGAAGAGTCCAAATGATCCAGCTCCTGGAGATTTCTCATGGGGTTTAGTGCTCAACGAATATCCTGACTTTTATATGAAAGGACGAACAACGCTCAACCGGTTTGGACCATGGAATGGCATTTATTTCAGTGGCTTCCGAGATCAAAATCCAAGCTCTGTTTATGAATTCACATATGTCACTAGCTATGATGCCAAGTTTCCCTCCAATAAGGATGAGATTTATTACACGTATACTTTAAAGAATACTTCTATCTTGTCGAGAGTCCACCTAGACCAAACTGGTGGCTTTAATTTCTATATTTGGGCAGAAGAAGATCAGCAATATTGGGAGCTCTATGAGATGTACTCATCCAGAGACCAGTGTGATGATTATGGCGTTTGTGGGTCAAACTCAAAATGCTTAATTGATGAATCACCAATGTGCCAATGTTTAGAAGGTTTCAGTCCCAAGTCACCACAAGAATGGGACATGAGGGGTTGGACAAAAGGATGTGTCCGGACTAAACCCTTAACCTGCAATGACATTTCCATCAATGACATTTTTGTCAAATTTGCAGACTTGAAAGTTCCAGATACTACACATACATGGTTGGATGAGAATATGGGTCTAGATGAATGCAGAGCAAGGTGCTTGAATAACTGCTCTTGTATGGCCTTTAGTAACTCTGATATAAGAGGATCATGTAGTGGTTGTGTTTTATGGTTTGGTGATCTTATTGACATGAGACAGTTCGATACTAAACAAACTCGTGAGCAAGATCTATATATTCGTATGGCTAACGCTGAGTCTCAAAGTGGGAGCAAGATGAACATAAGAACTATAGTTGCTATAACTATTCCAACATTATGTGGGGTGCTTTTACTCTCTGTTTATGTTGTCTACAGAATCCGAAGGAACCTTGTTG AGAAGTCAATGGTCGGAGATAACATTGAAAAACATGTAGAGGATCTCCCGTTGTTTGCTCTGCCGACAATTAGTATGGCCACTAGCAACTTCTGGATAGAGAATAAGATTGGACAAGGGGGTTTTGGACCTGTATATAAG GGAAAATTATCAGATGGGCGACAAATTGCTGTAAAGAGACTTTCAAGGAGCTCTGGACAAGGAGTGACCGAGTTCATAAATGAAGTAAAACTTATTGCTAAACTTCAGCATAGAAATCTTGTAAGGCTTCTTGGTTGTTGCATTCAAGGACAAGAGAAGCTACTAATTTATGAATACATGGCTAATGGTAGCTTAGACTCCTTCATTTTTG ATCACACCAAAGGAAAATTGCTGAGTTGGCCTCATCGCTTCCACATTATTCTTGGAATTGGTAGGGGGCTTCTATATCTTCATCAAGATTCCCGATTAAGGATAATTCATAGAGATCTCAAAGCAAGTAATGTTTTACTTGATGATAAGTTGAATCCAAAAATATCTGATTTTGGAATGGCTAAAGCTTTTGGAGGAGATCAAACTGAAGGAAACACAAATAGAGTAGTTGGAACTTA